The Nitrososphaerales archaeon genome includes a window with the following:
- a CDS encoding DUF192 domain-containing protein: MSPKALISLAIVVSLSLAIGYYLFSAPGNARVSPLPSSFTANGKTFQITYLATTQSERQAGLMNRKITDTTTMLFIFPEPSNYPFWMYDTNSSLDIIWINATGTSGVVVYLVTGAQSCYLPVGCPNYYPTALANYVIEAKAGFARMNGINVGTTIRFG, from the coding sequence ATGAGCCCCAAGGCACTCATCTCACTCGCTATTGTGGTGTCGCTGTCGCTGGCCATCGGATACTATCTCTTCAGCGCCCCCGGGAACGCCCGCGTCTCACCGCTGCCGTCAAGCTTCACTGCGAACGGCAAGACATTCCAGATCACATACTTGGCCACAACCCAGAGCGAAAGGCAGGCCGGCCTGATGAACAGGAAGATAACAGACACGACAACGATGCTCTTCATCTTCCCAGAGCCTAGTAACTATCCGTTCTGGATGTACGACACGAACTCCAGCCTAGACATAATCTGGATCAACGCCACCGGGACCTCCGGGGTCGTCGTCTACCTAGTGACAGGGGCCCAGAGCTGCTACCTCCCAGTCGGGTGCCCGAACTACTACCCCACCGCCCTTGCGAACTACGTCATCGAAGCGAAGGCTGGGTTCGCCAGAATGAATGGAATAAACGTCGGGACGACAATTCGATTCGGCTGA
- a CDS encoding ABC transporter permease → MSDPFFQRAWRKLRTIGALTYYAGILPIIRIPTLLPFVFATPFTILFILFVTGRGDAIIYGLAGAMAMTVAQQGLILGADLTSFKIEHKFQAMVVASPVSAMTYMVAVALSELAFASPPLIILLIIIGYTVAGITAVSLLEILGVILLTWITTSSIGFFLSTYVLNTRTAFITISFLSILVSVLPPVFYPIQVIPSQFRWLAELVPTTHASILLQNAIGIQVNASQLTLSWLALPALTVAFLSLALFKARWREP, encoded by the coding sequence ATGAGCGATCCGTTTTTCCAGAGAGCCTGGCGTAAGCTCAGGACAATCGGGGCTCTGACGTACTACGCGGGCATACTACCGATAATCAGGATACCCACCCTCCTGCCGTTCGTCTTCGCTACACCTTTCACAATACTCTTCATCCTGTTCGTCACCGGAAGGGGCGACGCCATCATATACGGACTGGCGGGCGCCATGGCCATGACCGTGGCTCAACAGGGATTGATCCTTGGAGCGGACCTTACCAGCTTCAAGATCGAACACAAGTTCCAGGCCATGGTCGTCGCCTCTCCCGTTTCAGCGATGACGTACATGGTCGCCGTGGCTCTCTCCGAGCTCGCCTTCGCTTCACCTCCGCTAATCATACTCCTAATCATAATTGGGTACACCGTGGCTGGAATTACCGCAGTCTCGTTGTTGGAGATACTGGGAGTGATACTCCTAACATGGATCACGACCAGCTCCATCGGCTTCTTCCTATCAACCTATGTTCTCAATACACGCACGGCTTTCATCACGATCTCTTTCCTTTCTATTCTCGTGTCTGTTCTTCCTCCTGTGTTCTATCCTATCCAGGTCATCCCAAGCCAGTTCAGGTGGTTGGCTGAACTCGTACCCACGACCCACGCTTCGATTCTGCTGCAGAACGCGATTGGGATACAGGTCAACGCTTCGCAGCTGACCCTCAGCTGGCTCGCACTGCCAGCGCTCACCGTTGCTTTCCTATCACTCGCCCTATTCAAGGCCAGGTGGAGGGAACCTTAG
- a CDS encoding ABC transporter ATP-binding protein — protein sequence MANPILQADGLVKYYKGKREPALDNLQLKVKPGQIFTLLGRNGAGKTTFLRIASTELLPTSGRVTIFGKDVVKEAREVRRRIAITPQEARPLWMLNPLDHVMLTLMMRGDSHSEAMTKAKKVLNTLELSEFAKMPSQDLSGGLRQRILIAMCIACDADLLFLDEPTIGLDPLGRRRVWKELIRLTKEEGKTIVLTTHYMDEAEAISDELAIVDRGKVLTNGSMADIRSKHLSSKIRVDVSDGFSSDELEAYGKVTKAGYLSRLFVEEKVAEELSREALRRKAAVAISPITLDDIFVELVGSDIEEETVQEMPGGGVMQK from the coding sequence TTGGCGAACCCTATTCTACAAGCGGACGGACTAGTCAAGTACTACAAGGGCAAGCGGGAGCCAGCTCTCGACAACCTGCAGCTCAAAGTTAAGCCAGGCCAGATCTTCACCCTGCTCGGCCGGAACGGCGCCGGCAAGACCACCTTCCTGAGAATAGCGTCAACGGAGCTGCTGCCGACGTCCGGGAGAGTCACCATCTTCGGCAAAGACGTGGTCAAGGAGGCCCGCGAGGTAAGGCGGCGAATAGCAATCACTCCCCAGGAGGCCAGGCCTCTCTGGATGCTCAACCCGCTCGATCACGTGATGCTGACGCTGATGATGAGAGGGGACAGCCATTCCGAGGCAATGACGAAGGCGAAGAAGGTCCTCAACACGCTGGAGCTCAGCGAGTTCGCGAAGATGCCCTCGCAAGACCTCTCCGGCGGATTGCGTCAACGGATTCTCATAGCGATGTGCATCGCCTGTGACGCCGACCTTCTGTTCCTGGACGAGCCGACGATAGGTCTCGACCCGCTGGGAAGGCGCCGAGTCTGGAAGGAGTTGATACGACTGACGAAAGAGGAGGGCAAGACCATCGTTCTCACGACCCACTACATGGACGAGGCCGAGGCCATCTCTGACGAGCTGGCGATTGTCGACCGAGGAAAAGTACTCACAAACGGGAGCATGGCGGACATCCGTTCCAAGCACCTCAGCTCGAAGATTCGCGTCGATGTCTCCGACGGGTTCTCCAGTGACGAGCTGGAGGCCTACGGCAAGGTGACGAAGGCAGGCTACCTCTCGAGGCTTTTCGTGGAGGAAAAAGTGGCAGAAGAACTCAGCAGGGAGGCGCTCCGAAGGAAGGCTGCTGTAGCCATCTCACCAATCACCTTGGATGACATATTCGTGGAACTGGTAGGGAGTGACATCGAGGAGGAGACAGTCCAGGAGATGCCTGGTGGCGGGGTGATGCAGAAATGA
- a CDS encoding CRISPR-associated endonuclease Cas1, with the protein MPFEPKRGASVRLIRFKADGSFPAEELARTVFESLQIRKLSRVALMVDEAVLEALPRLGSEHLEPEKDYHWSGVLAQKRFGYPHRRVLVGSYEEWFRWYMRTQRFRAFHTIILIEPLSAVSDKERGGYIDGLLVRLMAKVRRVVVVAKPARGELSAPDETRAMEVLRALLYGTRLSRPELTGLASHTFVSIPRELLDKTMERYRYHWRISKDHPRLRLDELDEELVQGMVPAIPGDYVDGKPGQIEQRFGRERRFRRELEVPDGMLAERVLQDVARRGWETVPDEAEEAAKWLGELNKAGDPRLEKVYRSQDSVSDRQWLGLLNPPTRHLRRVMDGLAAEGKLETRTWFREVGRPAAAYFQPGKAPFLEERCGQCAFYVPVRGRCRLWWLVNKKRVFFDERWKQAGSPVTLFEIHKMRYASRIGPHSSACVRFIDKKRDHTRKAVPEKCGICGEGLAQGGFATTCRNCGTRYVRFRDRVKVMTAYNHEYDRLYREVTGGDADADLEAWKQEMAGRLPRMLERGTEAEDLDMMAVGAEEQAEEPPRVWPRFNQALQEKVDRLALSTDIARHFSIAMAQNALNATRRIATFAKLDAHEAGQAVALQEKYLTIIKDAAPTSLLTYEALIMKQYWRCYDLAVKKTLQWFGPRKRSRFVREYVGDPAGRARGYSAVDAAINYLHQRRLRQAERVNAEVGFEGTCDGFLHREHYNSRGMGLLLDMIDPFKFADREVLLTVILNGGITWRDFRLEKDRRGSTFYYPADSGRTVLDRAGRDADETLVVYANRLLTLVEAYRESATSLLGFLTGGAVPSATPNPFAFITSDAQ; encoded by the coding sequence TTGCCATTTGAGCCTAAACGGGGCGCTTCCGTGCGTCTCATCCGCTTCAAGGCCGACGGGAGCTTCCCCGCCGAGGAGTTGGCGAGGACCGTCTTCGAGAGTTTGCAGATTAGAAAACTGAGCAGGGTGGCGCTAATGGTCGACGAGGCTGTCCTGGAGGCACTTCCGAGATTGGGCTCTGAGCACCTCGAGCCGGAGAAGGACTACCACTGGTCGGGCGTGCTTGCGCAGAAGAGGTTCGGCTATCCTCACCGACGTGTCCTCGTCGGCAGCTACGAGGAGTGGTTCCGATGGTACATGCGCACCCAGCGGTTCAGGGCATTCCACACAATCATCCTCATCGAACCGCTCTCCGCCGTCTCAGACAAGGAGCGTGGAGGGTACATCGACGGCCTGCTTGTGAGGCTGATGGCGAAGGTGCGCCGGGTAGTAGTTGTCGCGAAGCCAGCCCGCGGCGAACTCTCGGCGCCTGACGAGACCAGGGCCATGGAGGTCCTGAGGGCGCTTCTCTACGGCACGAGGTTGTCGCGGCCGGAGCTGACGGGGCTGGCGTCACACACGTTCGTCTCAATCCCCAGAGAGCTACTGGACAAGACGATGGAGCGGTACAGGTACCACTGGCGCATCTCGAAGGACCACCCGCGTCTCCGCCTCGACGAGCTAGACGAGGAGCTAGTGCAGGGCATGGTGCCAGCTATCCCAGGAGACTACGTCGACGGCAAGCCTGGGCAAATCGAGCAGCGGTTCGGGCGGGAGAGGAGGTTCAGACGGGAGCTGGAGGTTCCCGACGGAATGCTCGCGGAGAGGGTGCTACAGGACGTCGCAAGGAGGGGGTGGGAGACCGTCCCGGACGAGGCGGAGGAGGCAGCGAAGTGGCTTGGCGAGCTGAACAAGGCCGGTGACCCGAGGCTCGAGAAGGTCTACAGGAGCCAGGACTCCGTCAGCGACCGGCAGTGGCTGGGGCTGCTCAACCCGCCGACGAGACATCTCCGCAGGGTGATGGACGGCCTGGCTGCGGAGGGGAAGCTGGAAACGCGCACGTGGTTCAGGGAGGTGGGCAGGCCCGCCGCTGCCTACTTCCAACCGGGCAAGGCACCTTTCCTGGAGGAGCGCTGCGGCCAGTGCGCCTTCTATGTGCCTGTGAGGGGGAGGTGCAGGCTGTGGTGGCTGGTCAACAAGAAGCGGGTGTTCTTCGACGAAAGGTGGAAGCAGGCGGGATCTCCAGTCACGCTGTTCGAGATTCACAAGATGAGATATGCCTCGAGGATAGGACCGCACTCGTCTGCGTGCGTGCGCTTTATCGACAAGAAGAGAGATCACACAAGGAAGGCGGTCCCCGAGAAGTGCGGAATCTGTGGCGAAGGGCTTGCTCAGGGTGGGTTCGCGACAACGTGCAGGAACTGCGGGACGAGATACGTGAGGTTCAGGGACAGGGTCAAGGTCATGACAGCCTACAACCATGAGTACGACAGGCTGTACCGCGAGGTGACGGGGGGCGATGCCGACGCGGATTTGGAAGCTTGGAAGCAGGAGATGGCTGGGAGGCTCCCCCGCATGCTCGAAAGGGGGACGGAAGCCGAAGACCTAGACATGATGGCCGTAGGAGCAGAAGAACAGGCGGAAGAACCACCTCGCGTATGGCCTCGGTTCAATCAGGCCCTGCAGGAGAAAGTAGACAGGCTCGCCCTGTCGACGGACATCGCCAGACACTTCTCAATCGCAATGGCACAGAACGCATTGAACGCTACACGAAGGATTGCGACGTTCGCGAAGTTGGACGCACACGAAGCGGGTCAGGCCGTCGCCCTGCAGGAGAAGTACCTAACGATCATCAAGGACGCCGCTCCGACAAGCCTCCTCACTTACGAGGCCTTGATCATGAAACAGTATTGGCGCTGTTATGATCTAGCAGTGAAGAAGACCCTCCAGTGGTTCGGCCCCAGGAAGAGGTCAAGGTTCGTGCGGGAGTACGTCGGGGACCCGGCGGGGAGAGCGAGAGGGTACTCGGCAGTGGACGCTGCGATAAACTACCTCCACCAGAGAAGGCTCCGGCAGGCCGAGCGCGTAAACGCGGAAGTGGGATTCGAAGGGACGTGCGACGGCTTCCTCCACCGGGAGCACTACAATTCGCGTGGGATGGGCCTGCTACTCGACATGATCGACCCCTTCAAGTTCGCAGACAGGGAGGTGCTCCTGACGGTCATTCTAAACGGGGGCATCACGTGGAGGGACTTCAGGCTGGAGAAGGATAGGCGCGGTTCGACCTTCTACTACCCGGCCGACAGCGGCAGGACGGTTCTTGACAGGGCAGGAAGGGACGCGGACGAGACGCTGGTGGTCTACGCGAATCGCCTGCTAACCCTAGTAGAAGCGTACAGGGAGTCAGCCACGAGCCTATTGGGGTTCTTGACTGGAGGTGCAGTACCATCGGCTACTCCTAACCCATTCGCATTCATCACTTCAGATGCGCAATGA
- the pcn gene encoding proliferating cell nuclear antigen (pcna), which produces MFLAKSASASEWKAVAAAIKTLVEEATFEATTEGITFRAMDPSHVALIDLLMPGPSLEKFEVDKPFKFSVRVEDLVKLIGRADAKDSVEISAGENDSIMIRFVNGYKREFTIHLIESSSGAAPLPKLEFDVKATLTKSIFERVLGDISAVSDQVTIEAQKDKLSFSGKSDIGKAAIALEKNDADLLDLQVKADSKATYSVDYLANVVKSAGSASDTLVFSFSTKKPILAEFKLNDLGTRIHFFLAPRVSD; this is translated from the coding sequence TTGTTCCTGGCCAAGTCCGCGTCTGCCTCTGAATGGAAAGCTGTCGCCGCAGCTATCAAAACCCTTGTGGAGGAAGCCACTTTCGAGGCGACCACTGAAGGAATCACATTTAGGGCAATGGACCCCTCCCATGTCGCCCTCATCGACCTCCTGATGCCTGGACCGAGCCTCGAGAAGTTCGAGGTCGATAAGCCGTTCAAGTTTTCTGTTCGGGTAGAAGACCTTGTCAAGCTGATTGGAAGGGCTGACGCCAAGGATAGCGTAGAGATTTCTGCTGGCGAGAATGATAGCATCATGATCCGCTTCGTCAACGGCTACAAGCGCGAGTTCACCATACATCTGATAGAGAGCAGCAGCGGCGCAGCCCCCCTGCCGAAGCTGGAATTTGATGTGAAGGCAACACTCACCAAATCGATATTCGAGCGCGTCCTCGGCGACATCTCTGCAGTATCCGACCAAGTGACCATAGAGGCGCAGAAGGACAAGCTTTCGTTTTCGGGCAAGTCTGACATAGGCAAGGCAGCCATCGCTCTAGAGAAGAACGACGCCGATCTCCTAGACCTGCAGGTGAAGGCAGACAGCAAGGCGACGTACTCGGTTGATTATCTCGCGAATGTGGTTAAGAGCGCAGGCAGCGCCTCTGACACGTTAGTCTTCAGCTTTAGCACGAAGAAACCGATTTTGGCCGAGTTTAAGCTCAACGACTTGGGGACAAGAATACACTTCTTTCTCGCCCCGCGCGTATCGGACTAG
- a CDS encoding HAD-IB family phosphatase, giving the protein MPVGHENLAVVSDFDGTLTRWDLPELVLKRFGTKGWQQYDDLLKAGEITTEECVRKQYAMISARGRKEILDYVNEFWAFRPGAKELVSGCERGKTALTIVSAGLDFCIEAAFRANNARLPELVCPKTTFVRKKGFKLAFPSLGPLSATDFKETVVVSRKKMNDAVIFVGDGAGDLHAAASADEVFAIEGSELDQLCTQRGVRHRSIRTLFPVLRFIQGLS; this is encoded by the coding sequence ATGCCAGTGGGACACGAAAATCTGGCCGTTGTCTCTGATTTCGACGGGACCTTGACGAGATGGGACCTTCCGGAATTAGTGCTGAAGAGGTTCGGCACAAAAGGGTGGCAGCAATATGACGATCTGCTCAAGGCCGGCGAAATAACGACTGAAGAATGCGTTCGAAAGCAATATGCGATGATTTCAGCCCGTGGTAGGAAGGAGATACTAGACTATGTGAACGAGTTCTGGGCTTTCAGGCCAGGAGCCAAAGAACTGGTTTCAGGGTGCGAACGCGGCAAGACGGCACTTACCATCGTGAGTGCCGGTCTGGACTTCTGTATCGAAGCCGCATTCAGGGCAAACAACGCGCGCTTGCCTGAGCTCGTGTGTCCCAAGACCACCTTTGTACGGAAGAAGGGATTCAAGTTGGCGTTCCCGAGTCTAGGCCCTCTGTCAGCCACGGATTTCAAGGAGACTGTCGTGGTTTCCCGCAAGAAGATGAACGACGCCGTGATCTTCGTCGGAGACGGCGCCGGGGATCTCCACGCAGCCGCCAGTGCCGACGAGGTCTTCGCAATCGAAGGTTCGGAGCTCGACCAACTCTGTACACAAAGGGGAGTGCGCCATCGCTCAATCAGGACCCTCTTCCCTGTCCTGAGGTTCATTCAGGGACTATCTTGA
- a CDS encoding type II toxin-antitoxin system VapC family toxin, which produces MEKKNEWVVDSSIVAKWFLNEPGSELAIWVRDEFATGRMKLAVPTLLFYEVVNALRFSGQFGETDLTLASRSLSKYQFEVWRPRGRLLELSAQISLSRDVTVYDACYVALTRRLGSKLITEDKELLGKFPTLTIPVGRFKVPS; this is translated from the coding sequence GTGGAGAAGAAGAACGAGTGGGTAGTAGACTCGTCCATAGTGGCCAAGTGGTTCCTCAATGAGCCAGGGTCCGAACTGGCAATCTGGGTGAGGGACGAATTCGCCACGGGGAGGATGAAGTTGGCTGTGCCAACTCTTCTGTTCTACGAGGTAGTCAACGCCCTGAGGTTCAGCGGTCAGTTCGGTGAGACGGACCTCACCCTGGCGTCGAGGTCGCTGAGCAAGTACCAATTCGAAGTGTGGAGGCCGAGGGGAAGGCTGCTGGAGCTGTCGGCCCAGATAAGCTTGAGCAGGGATGTGACGGTTTACGACGCCTGCTATGTGGCGCTGACTCGGCGCTTGGGCTCCAAGCTGATAACAGAGGACAAGGAGCTACTCGGCAAGTTCCCCACGCTAACCATACCGGTAGGTCGTTTCAAAGTTCCAAGCTGA
- a CDS encoding NUDIX domain-containing protein — MPEYFDVVDEEDNVIDRRPGRECVKEGLLHRAIAAFLFDSKGEVYLQRRADSMLWYPGSWTISCTGHVSSGETYTKAARREVKEELGLDCELTSLGKVLSPKWKYRGIVEWEYLCIFESVVSDPITLSDETKEGMFLPFPEFKRRVSEDPFSFTPDTILAFEHYSKAKGTR; from the coding sequence TTGCCCGAGTACTTCGACGTGGTGGATGAGGAAGACAACGTAATCGACAGGAGGCCAGGAAGGGAGTGCGTGAAGGAGGGGTTACTCCACAGGGCAATCGCGGCATTCCTCTTCGATTCCAAAGGCGAAGTGTACCTGCAGCGGAGGGCCGACTCGATGCTTTGGTATCCTGGGTCATGGACCATCTCGTGCACCGGCCACGTCTCATCTGGGGAGACATACACAAAAGCCGCCAGAAGAGAGGTCAAGGAGGAGCTAGGCCTCGACTGCGAACTGACGAGCCTGGGCAAAGTTCTTTCTCCCAAATGGAAGTACAGGGGCATCGTCGAGTGGGAGTATCTCTGCATCTTCGAGAGTGTGGTATCAGACCCCATCACACTCAGTGACGAAACGAAGGAGGGGATGTTTCTACCGTTCCCAGAATTCAAAAGGAGGGTGTCAGAAGACCCATTCAGCTTCACTCCAGACACGATTTTGGCATTCGAGCACTACTCAAAGGCGAAAGGAACCAGATAG
- a CDS encoding GNAT family N-acetyltransferase has protein sequence MIQGKRVFLRGLERGDLKLLHKMMNDEEVMEWARFRPDHTISMEALEKMYEEELKGESATRRTFAIVDKKSGHVIGWSSIRWYRPFHTSADIGLAIGDKKHRGKGVGTEVTALLTALAFEQYNMHKVELFTKGDNLAMIRSAEKNGFKVEGRIRETLYFNGKFHDGVQMGVLREEFEAARSA, from the coding sequence TTGATTCAAGGGAAACGTGTCTTCCTCAGGGGACTGGAGCGCGGCGACCTGAAGCTGCTCCACAAGATGATGAACGATGAAGAGGTGATGGAATGGGCGCGGTTCCGCCCCGACCACACAATAAGCATGGAGGCGCTGGAGAAGATGTACGAAGAAGAGTTGAAGGGAGAGAGCGCCACGCGAAGGACCTTCGCCATAGTCGACAAGAAGTCAGGACATGTGATAGGCTGGTCGTCGATCAGGTGGTACAGGCCCTTCCACACGTCCGCAGACATCGGGCTTGCGATAGGGGACAAGAAGCACCGCGGCAAGGGCGTGGGGACGGAAGTGACGGCGCTCCTGACTGCCCTAGCGTTTGAGCAGTACAACATGCACAAGGTGGAGCTGTTCACCAAGGGAGACAACTTGGCGATGATCCGCTCCGCGGAGAAGAACGGGTTCAAGGTCGAAGGAAGGATTCGGGAGACGCTCTACTTCAACGGGAAGTTCCACGACGGGGTGCAGATGGGCGTCCTCAGGGAGGAGTTCGAAGCGGCGAGGAGCGCCTGA
- a CDS encoding heavy metal translocating P-type ATPase: MEKRRPLALVLGEAARAYPLPFVALVGLLGGGVLEVAPGLTGYANWIWYGALLVGGAPVVYATLRGMLRGKFAADIVAMLAIVTAVLTDEAFAGVIIVLMQTGGEALDDYGFRRASSSLDALIARAPKVAHRKKADGSIEEMSAGDVKVGDALVVRPGDLVPVDGNVLRGPAEIDESALTGEPLPRTKGEEEGLLSGSVNVGHAFEMTATKVGGESQYAKIVELVKRAQLEKPPIQRLADRYAVVFTPLTLAVAAFGWFLTYNVATVLAVLVVATPCPLILATPLAVISGINRAAKESIIVKSGAAIEQIGKGRVVVFDKTGTVTYGNPVVEEVVALDGDRDEILRKTASVEQLSSHPVAKSLASEGREAFGALASPSNFRETPGQGVEADFEGEHVVIGSQGFCETKIGRQFDGSAADLLRRAQSQSKLVSFVAIDGHPAGAVVFSDQLRPGVPAMMLRLRELGVEQTVMLTGDNKANAVTIALEAGIGRVEANLLPAQKVAEVKKLITEYGVALMVGDGINDAPALASATVGIAMGAHGTGISSEAADVVLLVDDVTKVADGIAIGQRMLRVAKQSIFFGIGASVVLMIIASFGYVQPAMGAVMQEILDVIVILNALRAR; this comes from the coding sequence ATGGAGAAGAGGAGGCCTTTGGCGTTGGTGCTGGGAGAGGCGGCAAGAGCGTACCCACTCCCATTCGTGGCGCTCGTCGGCCTCCTTGGCGGCGGAGTGCTGGAGGTTGCGCCGGGTTTGACGGGCTACGCCAATTGGATATGGTATGGGGCGCTGCTAGTAGGAGGTGCCCCGGTCGTCTACGCCACGTTGCGAGGGATGCTGCGCGGAAAGTTCGCGGCCGACATCGTTGCCATGCTTGCAATCGTCACAGCCGTCCTGACGGATGAGGCGTTCGCCGGCGTCATTATTGTCTTGATGCAGACGGGCGGGGAGGCGCTGGACGATTACGGTTTCAGGCGGGCTTCGTCCTCTCTAGACGCGCTGATTGCGCGCGCCCCCAAGGTGGCGCACAGGAAGAAGGCCGACGGCTCAATCGAGGAGATGAGCGCGGGCGACGTCAAAGTCGGCGATGCCTTGGTGGTCCGCCCCGGCGACCTCGTCCCGGTCGATGGTAACGTGTTGCGCGGGCCTGCAGAAATCGACGAGTCGGCCCTGACAGGGGAACCACTCCCGAGGACCAAAGGTGAGGAGGAGGGGCTGCTCAGCGGAAGCGTCAACGTGGGCCATGCGTTCGAAATGACAGCGACCAAGGTGGGGGGCGAGAGCCAGTACGCGAAGATCGTCGAGCTAGTGAAGCGCGCGCAGCTCGAGAAGCCTCCCATCCAGCGGCTCGCCGACAGGTACGCCGTCGTCTTCACGCCGCTCACCCTCGCTGTCGCCGCGTTCGGGTGGTTCCTGACGTACAACGTCGCGACCGTGCTCGCCGTCCTCGTCGTCGCGACACCATGTCCCCTGATACTCGCGACACCACTGGCGGTGATAAGTGGGATAAACAGGGCTGCCAAGGAGAGCATCATAGTCAAGAGCGGCGCGGCGATAGAGCAAATCGGGAAGGGGCGCGTCGTTGTCTTCGACAAGACGGGCACGGTGACATACGGCAACCCGGTCGTCGAGGAGGTGGTCGCCCTCGACGGAGACAGGGACGAGATCCTGCGAAAGACGGCGAGCGTCGAGCAGCTATCGTCCCACCCTGTCGCGAAGTCGCTCGCAAGCGAAGGGCGGGAGGCTTTCGGCGCGCTGGCGTCGCCGTCGAACTTCAGGGAGACTCCTGGGCAGGGTGTCGAGGCAGACTTCGAGGGGGAGCACGTAGTAATCGGCTCCCAGGGGTTCTGCGAGACCAAGATCGGGAGGCAATTCGACGGAAGCGCGGCCGACCTGCTGCGCAGGGCACAGTCGCAGAGCAAGCTCGTCTCGTTCGTCGCGATCGACGGTCACCCAGCCGGGGCAGTCGTCTTCAGCGACCAGCTGCGGCCCGGGGTGCCTGCGATGATGCTCCGCCTCCGCGAACTCGGCGTGGAGCAGACTGTGATGCTGACGGGAGACAACAAGGCGAACGCGGTGACGATTGCTCTTGAGGCGGGAATCGGCAGGGTCGAAGCCAACCTCCTGCCCGCCCAGAAGGTCGCTGAAGTGAAGAAGCTGATCACGGAGTACGGGGTAGCGTTGATGGTCGGCGACGGAATCAACGACGCCCCGGCGCTTGCAAGCGCCACTGTGGGGATTGCGATGGGCGCCCACGGGACGGGGATATCTTCCGAGGCAGCCGACGTGGTCCTGCTAGTCGACGACGTGACGAAGGTGGCGGACGGGATTGCGATTGGTCAGAGGATGCTCCGGGTAGCGAAGCAGAGCATATTCTTCGGCATTGGTGCGAGCGTCGTCCTTATGATTATCGCTAGTTTTGGATATGTCCAACCAGCGATGGGTGCGGTAATGCAAGAGATACTGGACGTTATTGTGATTCTCAACGCGCTGCGGGCGAGATAG
- a CDS encoding AbrB/MazE/SpoVT family DNA-binding domain-containing protein, giving the protein METTVDERGRVLIPLELRRELGLDEGVVVNLKRERDEILIARAGQGRRPWKELNGLKPTRTAKPEWPTPEEIKGIWE; this is encoded by the coding sequence ATGGAGACCACAGTGGACGAAAGGGGAAGGGTGCTGATACCCCTCGAGCTCAGGCGTGAGCTGGGGCTGGACGAGGGCGTGGTCGTGAATCTCAAGAGGGAGAGGGATGAGATTCTGATCGCCAGAGCCGGACAGGGACGCCGCCCTTGGAAGGAGCTGAACGGCCTCAAGCCGACCAGGACAGCGAAGCCAGAATGGCCAACCCCAGAAGAAATCAAGGGCATCTGGGAATAG
- a CDS encoding 50S ribosomal protein L44e — protein sequence MNTFCPHCKRHTLHTVSLYKRGKERAGSWGARRQAGRKRGYGGQKFPELIRTAKTTKKATLRLKCKDCNKELMRKGIRLRKAEITE from the coding sequence ATGAATACGTTTTGCCCACATTGCAAGCGTCACACCCTGCATACGGTTTCGCTTTACAAGCGTGGCAAGGAACGCGCTGGGTCGTGGGGGGCGCGAAGGCAAGCTGGCAGGAAGAGAGGGTATGGCGGGCAAAAGTTCCCAGAATTGATACGAACAGCCAAGACCACGAAAAAAGCGACTCTAAGATTGAAATGCAAGGACTGCAACAAGGAGCTGATGAGGAAGGGGATTAGGCTGAGAAAGGCGGAGATCACAGAATGA
- a CDS encoding helix-turn-helix domain-containing protein, giving the protein MASEGEKERRHSKYLELDVALPGQEARGSAGCCRLSDDKMDGAEFAKRINEQVKIGERVGKRLLPEDLRFFKSEGALLGRERAALTRKKHALITPDVAERITKDYKESGLSQRNLAEVYGVSQSYVSRIVSRQLRA; this is encoded by the coding sequence TTGGCGTCTGAGGGTGAGAAGGAGAGAAGACACAGTAAATATCTTGAACTCGATGTTGCCTTACCTGGACAAGAAGCACGAGGAAGCGCGGGCTGCTGTCGATTATCTGACGACAAGATGGACGGTGCAGAGTTCGCTAAGAGGATAAACGAGCAAGTGAAGATAGGAGAGAGGGTGGGGAAAAGACTACTCCCTGAAGACCTTCGCTTCTTCAAGTCTGAAGGAGCGCTACTTGGGAGGGAGCGGGCAGCGTTGACTAGGAAAAAACACGCACTAATTACGCCAGACGTTGCTGAGAGAATTACGAAGGATTACAAGGAATCTGGCTTATCACAGCGCAATCTAGCCGAAGTCTATGGAGTTTCACAGAGCTATGTTTCACGGATAGTCTCAAGACAACTTCGAGCCTGA